GCTGGCCAGGGCCGCCGGATCATAGTTGTGGCGCTTCATGAACTGGTAGCCGTACTCGTCAGCGGCGCTTTCTTCCTTCTGCGAGAACTGGGCGTTGATGAAGCTCTCGCCCAGTTCGCCGAGCTGGCCCTGGCTGAGCTGGGTCAGATTGCCGTTGCCGGACGCGGCCAGGCCTTCACGGCCGGCCGAGGTGAGCAGGGCGGTGCGCATCTTGGTCTTGCTGTGGCCGAGCTTCACATGGCCGATTTCGTGGCCGATTACGCCACGCACTTCGTCGTCGCTGGCCATGTCCATCAGGCCGCTGTAAACGCGTACGCAGCCGTTGGCCATCGCCCAGGCATTGACGTCGGCGGTGCGGTAGACCTTGAAGTTCAGGTTCAGGCCGTCCTCGTTGGCCAGGCCCTGGGTGATCTTCGCCAGGCGCTGGGCATAGGGGTCGTTGCCGGTCACCACCTGGTTTTCCTTGTCCATGTAGGCGCAGGCCTGGTCGGCGGCCGCCGAGACTTCCGCGTCGGACAGGGTCAGGGCCTTGCCGGCCTTCATGCCGGTGCTGGTCAGGCCCTTCAGGTCGATGGCCGAGGCATTGGCGGCCAGCAGGCAGGCGGCCAGGCACAGGGTGGAACGGATGATCGTCATTGAAATGGTGCTCCTTGGTTGGAATGACCCGCGTGGCCCCTGTTCCCGCGGTGGTGGGGAAGTCTACCGGGATCGTGTGGCCGGGTGTGCAGCGCAGGCCGGGGCCCCTGGCCTGCCTCGCCGGAGGCCCAGCGCCTGCGGTATCATTGCCAGTCATCTATTTAGTGCATAACCGCCGACATGATCGAACTGAATCCTGTCCGCCAGCGCATCACCGATCTGACCGATCGTGTGGTGTCGCTCAGGGGGTATCTTTGACTACGACGCCAAGAAAGAGCGTCTTGAAGAAGTAACGCGGGAGCTGGAAAGCCCCGACGTCTGGAACAACGCCGAATACGCACAGAACCTGGGCCGTGAGCGCTCCAGCCTGGAAAAGACCGTGGGCGGCATCGCCTCGGTGCTCGAC
Above is a genomic segment from Stenotrophomonas sp. ESTM1D_MKCIP4_1 containing:
- a CDS encoding M48 family metallopeptidase — encoded protein: MTIIRSTLCLAACLLAANASAIDLKGLTSTGMKAGKALTLSDAEVSAAADQACAYMDKENQVVTGNDPYAQRLAKITQGLANEDGLNLNFKVYRTADVNAWAMANGCVRVYSGLMDMASDDEVRGVIGHEIGHVKLGHSKTKMRTALLTSAGREGLAASGNGNLTQLSQGQLGELGESFINAQFSQKEESAADEYGYQFMKRHNYDPAALASMFRKLSSEGGLMSSHPGSEARAARIDTMIKKDKK